DNA sequence from the Candidatus Rokuibacteriota bacterium genome:
GGCTGCCATCGCGCGCCCCGGGCAACCGCTACAAGTGGCGTTTGAGCTTGACTATAAGTAGAGTCAAAGCATGCTGACGGTTGAGATCCTGACCGCCCCCGGATGAGGCAAGTGCCAGGAGGCCAGGGCGCTGGTCCTGCGGGCGATCGAGAAAGCCAGGGAGCGCTTCCCGGGCCTCGAGGTGCGGGAGTGGGACCTCGCAGAGCACCCGGAGCTTGCACCGCGGTACGGGGTGATGGCCGTGCCGGCGATCATCATCAACGGCCGCCTGGAGTTCAGCGGGGTCCCGAAGGAGCAGGCCTTCCTGGGGCGCCTGGAAGCCGCTGCGGCTGGGGCCGGACAATGACGCGGTGGGGGCCGTGGGGTGCTCTTGTCGGGCTCCTCCTGCTCCCGTGCGAAGCCGGGGCAGGCAGCTTCAGGACCGAGGCCCGGGAGATTACGGTCGAGCTCTCGAGCGACCCCGCCAGGCCGGCTCAAGGGCGTGAGACCGTGTACACCCTCTCGTTGCAAAATGCCGCTGGTCGGCCGGTGGCCGGAGCCAAGGTCACGCTCATGGGGAGGATGCCTGACGGCATGACGGTCTTGACGCCGCTGACCGAGAGTTCGCGGGCCGGCCTGTATTCGGGGAAGGTACTGTTCACGATGGAGGGAGCGTGGCGACTGACCGTCCGAATCGTCCAGACGAGCAAGCCGCTGGAGCTGTCGTTTACCGAGCAGGTCGGCCGCTAGGGCCTGGCCTCACGGTCGGCGTGGCGCTGGGAGGCCTGCTCCTCCTCGCCCTCGGGGGATGGCTGGCCTGGAACCAGGGCGCCCTCGTCGGGCTCCGGTGGGTGGAGTTCGACTCGCCGCTCACGCTGGCGGCCTTCGGCTTCGTGGCCGGGATCGGGGCGTTCTTCGCCCCGTGTGCCTTTGCCCTCTTCCCCGGCTATATCTCCTATTATCTTGCGTCGTCAGGAGCGGGCCGCGAGAGCCCGGGCCGGGCGCTGCTGCTCGGGGTCACCTGCGCCGCCGGAAGCTCCCTGTTCTTCGCGATTGTCGGCGTTGCCATCACGCTGCTCGGCGGCGCGATCTCGACATACCTGATTGCCACCAAGCCGGTGATCGCCCTGGCGGTTGTCGTGCTGGGTCTCATCCTCCTCGCCGACGTGCGTCTCGGGTCGCTGGCCCTCCCGCTGGGTGTGGCGGGGAGAAACATCCCCGCCGGCGCGGGCATCTTCCTCTACGGGTTCGGCTACGCGCTGGCGTCCACGGGCTGCACGCTTCCGATCTATGTCTCGATGATCGTCCTCCCGCTGACCAGCGGGTTTTCGGGAGCCGCGCTGCTTACCTTTGTCA
Encoded proteins:
- a CDS encoding FixH family protein encodes the protein MTRWGPWGALVGLLLLPCEAGAGSFRTEAREITVELSSDPARPAQGRETVYTLSLQNAAGRPVAGAKVTLMGRMPDGMTVLTPLTESSRAGLYSGKVLFTMEGAWRLTVRIVQTSKPLELSFTEQVGR